The Claveliimonas bilis genome window below encodes:
- a CDS encoding DUF4832 domain-containing protein, whose protein sequence is MGRRNSKVPYIMMAVLAVAIAALLIYIVPYRYQLNHTVSFKETDEPLNNPLTGYAPSADNEEECQDSQLVYIGVTWSMWEPSQGEYDTEALEELFHIEEWKSQNKHAVLRFICDIPGEEGHKDIPEWLYEKTRDGEFYSTEYGAGYSPDYSNEFFRERHALAIQALAKYCNKDDFVAYVELGSLGHWGEWHTNTDEGLEPLPDAEVCWDYVLDYSDNFHNARLLMRRNFVMAADGDLGLYNDMIGSESDTEEWLDWIQNGGSFETSGKALEYEPMEDFWEKAPSGGEFTSEYTMEELLSDRLSETLEMIRDSHTTFIGPKCPEGDLKDGSVAESIREELGYRYYISRLSTQYSFRDGELEVTMTWENSGLAPLYWDWPVTMYVYNSDGELKYWENIEINLSDLVPGETVETTNHIPFTDEFRQGYQIGIGITDPDEEEHILLAMEGRQTDNVQIIYTYE, encoded by the coding sequence ATGGGAAGAAGAAACTCGAAGGTTCCGTATATCATGATGGCTGTACTTGCCGTTGCCATTGCCGCGCTGCTGATCTATATCGTACCTTACCGATATCAGTTGAATCATACTGTATCCTTTAAGGAAACTGATGAGCCTCTTAACAATCCTCTTACCGGGTATGCGCCATCGGCGGACAATGAAGAGGAGTGCCAGGACTCGCAGCTGGTATACATTGGCGTGACATGGAGTATGTGGGAACCGTCACAGGGAGAATATGACACAGAAGCGCTGGAAGAGCTGTTCCATATTGAGGAATGGAAGAGCCAGAATAAGCATGCCGTGCTTCGGTTTATCTGTGATATTCCCGGTGAAGAGGGACATAAAGATATTCCGGAATGGCTGTACGAGAAGACGAGAGACGGAGAATTTTACAGTACAGAGTATGGAGCGGGCTATTCTCCGGATTATTCCAATGAATTTTTCAGAGAGCGTCATGCCCTGGCAATTCAGGCGCTTGCAAAGTACTGTAATAAAGATGACTTCGTGGCTTATGTGGAACTTGGAAGTCTGGGACATTGGGGAGAATGGCATACCAATACGGATGAAGGTCTTGAGCCGCTTCCCGATGCAGAAGTATGCTGGGATTATGTGCTGGATTATTCCGATAACTTTCATAATGCAAGGCTTCTGATGAGAAGAAATTTTGTGATGGCGGCAGATGGAGATCTGGGGCTTTACAATGACATGATCGGAAGTGAAAGTGATACGGAAGAGTGGCTGGACTGGATCCAAAATGGAGGAAGTTTTGAAACCTCCGGAAAAGCACTGGAGTATGAACCGATGGAAGATTTCTGGGAGAAGGCGCCAAGCGGAGGAGAGTTTACCAGCGAATATACTATGGAAGAGCTTTTGTCAGACCGGCTTTCAGAGACTTTGGAGATGATCCGGGATTCTCATACGACTTTTATCGGTCCCAAATGCCCGGAAGGAGATCTGAAAGATGGAAGTGTAGCAGAGAGTATCCGGGAAGAGCTGGGATACCGCTATTACATTTCACGTTTAAGTACCCAATATTCTTTCCGTGACGGAGAGCTGGAAGTGACGATGACATGGGAAAATTCAGGTCTTGCGCCGTTGTACTGGGACTGGCCTGTCACTATGTATGTATACAATTCTGACGGGGAACTGAAATACTGGGAAAATATAGAGATCAATCTGTCAGATCTGGTGCCGGGAGAGACAGTTGAGACAACAAACCATATCCCGTTTACAGATGAATTTCGGCAGGGATATCAAATAGGCATAGGAATCACGGATCCGGATGAGGAGGAACATATTCTTCTTGCTATGGAAGGAAGACAGACAGATAATGTTCAGATCATATACACTTATGAATAG
- a CDS encoding DUF4956 domain-containing protein — MNIRDYFKNSVWESFMDGQGLTADFMTKAVIAMLLAVILGIFIYKIYGHYFGGVVFSSSFAVTLVGMTVLSCMLTLAISSNIVISLGMVGALSIVRYRTAIKDPMDLLYLFWSISVGITLGAGLYVLAIATMLIMVAVVHLFYNRRKKGTIFILVAHYESELAGDEILRILNKMKHQLKSKTIRGELTELTIELVCRNNNTLFMEQIQAVEGVRDVSLIQYNGEYHG, encoded by the coding sequence ATGAATATAAGAGATTATTTTAAAAACTCAGTCTGGGAGTCCTTTATGGACGGCCAGGGTCTGACTGCTGATTTTATGACAAAGGCAGTTATTGCAATGCTGCTGGCCGTAATACTGGGAATCTTTATTTATAAAATTTACGGTCATTATTTCGGAGGAGTTGTATTTTCCAGTTCCTTTGCGGTGACTCTGGTGGGGATGACGGTACTAAGCTGCATGCTGACGCTGGCTATCAGCAGCAATATCGTGATCTCCCTTGGTATGGTCGGTGCGTTGTCTATCGTCCGGTATCGTACTGCGATCAAGGATCCCATGGATCTTTTGTATCTGTTCTGGTCTATTTCTGTGGGAATCACGCTGGGAGCCGGACTGTATGTGCTGGCGATTGCTACGATGCTTATTATGGTGGCTGTAGTGCACTTGTTTTATAACCGCAGGAAAAAAGGAACGATTTTTATACTGGTAGCTCATTATGAGTCAGAACTTGCAGGGGATGAGATACTGAGAATACTAAACAAGATGAAGCATCAGCTGAAATCCAAGACGATCCGCGGAGAGCTGACAGAACTGACCATCGAGCTTGTCTGCAGAAACAACAACACTCTTTTTATGGAGCAGATCCAGGCAGTAGAGGGTGTACGGGACGTATCGCTGATCCAGTACAATGGAGAGTATCACGGATAG
- a CDS encoding polyphosphate polymerase domain-containing protein: MAGLRMRQPVYRNEWKYYISLWEGELLKRRLLPFMERDAHAEGGQYTIRSLYFDDYWDSAYEEKIMGVVDRQKWRIRIYNYSDSSIKLERKKKWGSYIHKDSASLTKEEYRKILEGDYEFLLSSEQPLCREFYYECTVKLQRPKVVVDYEREPLIRPEGDVRITFDRDVRAGAFDYDIFDPFLPVTSVLDENMMVLEVKFTEMIPELIKELLPLDGQEFSAISKYTLCYDRAFHRTDMLAGISKTNRRGKR; the protein is encoded by the coding sequence ATGGCAGGATTGAGAATGAGACAGCCGGTTTACCGGAATGAGTGGAAATATTATATTTCTCTGTGGGAAGGAGAGCTTTTGAAAAGGCGTCTGCTTCCATTTATGGAGCGGGATGCCCACGCTGAAGGCGGACAGTACACGATTCGCAGTCTGTATTTTGACGATTATTGGGATTCGGCATATGAGGAGAAGATCATGGGTGTCGTAGATCGGCAGAAATGGCGGATCCGGATTTATAACTACAGTGATTCCAGTATCAAGCTGGAGCGGAAGAAAAAGTGGGGCAGTTACATTCATAAAGATTCCGCATCCCTTACAAAAGAGGAATACAGAAAGATACTGGAAGGGGATTACGAATTTCTCCTTTCCAGTGAACAGCCTTTGTGCAGGGAATTTTACTATGAGTGTACAGTGAAACTGCAAAGACCCAAAGTAGTCGTAGACTACGAAAGAGAACCTTTGATCCGACCGGAAGGTGATGTAAGAATTACCTTTGACAGAGATGTACGGGCAGGGGCCTTTGATTATGATATTTTCGATCCGTTCCTTCCGGTTACCTCGGTGCTGGATGAGAATATGATGGTTCTGGAAGTGAAATTTACAGAAATGATCCCCGAACTCATCAAAGAGCTTTTGCCTCTTGACGGGCAGGAGTTTTCCGCGATTTCAAAATACACATTATGCTATGACAGAGCATTCCACAGAACGGATATGCTGGCAGGAATATCCAAAACAAACAGGAGGGGCAAAAGATGA
- the pelG gene encoding exopolysaccharide Pel transporter PelG produces the protein MAGIGFSLKRLFSKRGFFSLCRAYGYAGIICAGPMILGVIMLAGVSLTARLAGMEAHDRELMNCMLTYSLLVSLSITSWFNMVTTRYVSDMLYEEKLDKIMPSLYGSCSIMLVAGAVLYGVFLWFSGVPLIYQILCLWFSLILIVVWMEMVYLTALKDYKGIVLAFTISLMLGFLCALILVVIGWVSIVSLMLCIIIAYGTLMVWYYKLLLDYFPKSEGSKYTFLRWFDRYKSLAFTGGFINIGLFAHLVIMYFGPLQIQVEGLFYGAPAHDVPALFAFFSILITTINFVTSVEVRFYPSYRNYYSLFNDNGSIRDIEQAETEMLTILKQELTFSGHKQLISTILFVVFGSYVLEWLSLGFTDTSIGIFRFLCTGYGIYAISNSIMLILLYFEDYTGALLGTMAFAAVSVVATILQILFGSVNFFGLGFLLGGIVFYFIVWLRLEWYTRRLPYFLLCRKAFVPNMEKGFFARLCDRLDARDEKKANAPKEKWKKKRRKMAGAAMLALVFLLNGCSADTGAVSGSTGSDVEAAAEDTQETKGDPVEKEELEESEETLQDNKAVYADDDETSVVTMYLTVSEGNAADHTNHTWTEINSLDNYYYEDNNLDRYNCEALLQIGDEFGNGETSPNATVQIRGQSSSRRDQKNYKIRIKDGMGEWRGQRTIALNKHVGDVYRFKNKLAYDLMKDIPQMMSARTQFVRLYVKDTTEGGNGTFTDYGLYTQVEQINKTYLKTHGLDNKGYLYKINFFEWYQYDELKLKTDEDYDEKAFEEYLEIKGNDDHTKLLELLEKVNDYSVPIEEIVEQHFDMDNICYWMAFHILIGNYDVGSRNYYLYSPQNSDKWYFISWDNDAALSRTQYEQSNYSEGLSWERGITQFLHVILFNRIFQEDEYRDMLTNAVEDLYTNYLATEKMTSMINQYSSVVKPYIYSSPDVEYAVEEDQAVYDQLVAALPGEIKLNYQYYQESLEKPWPFYVGTPTVEDGKINVLWDASYDTDGEDITYRVVLARDCDYTDVIYQADGLQLPEVSFDMLPAGQYYLKVQAVNESGYVQDCYDYYSREDGGGKAYGTKAFVVQADGTITNVDNADV, from the coding sequence ATGGCAGGAATCGGTTTCAGCTTAAAAAGATTATTCAGTAAACGAGGATTCTTCTCGCTTTGCAGGGCATACGGATATGCGGGAATTATTTGTGCAGGGCCTATGATCCTGGGTGTTATCATGCTGGCGGGTGTCAGTCTGACAGCCAGGCTGGCAGGAATGGAAGCCCATGACAGGGAATTGATGAACTGTATGCTTACTTACAGTCTGTTAGTTTCCCTTAGTATCACCAGCTGGTTCAACATGGTTACGACCCGCTATGTATCTGACATGCTCTATGAGGAAAAGCTGGATAAGATCATGCCTTCTCTTTACGGAAGCTGTTCTATTATGCTTGTGGCAGGAGCCGTTCTTTACGGAGTTTTTCTTTGGTTTTCAGGAGTGCCCCTGATCTATCAGATCCTGTGTCTGTGGTTTTCCCTCATTCTGATCGTAGTGTGGATGGAAATGGTTTACCTGACAGCTCTTAAGGACTATAAAGGAATCGTGCTTGCATTTACCATTTCCCTGATGCTGGGATTCCTGTGCGCTCTTATCCTTGTCGTTATCGGATGGGTCAGTATTGTGAGTCTGATGCTGTGTATTATTATTGCCTATGGCACGCTGATGGTATGGTATTATAAACTGCTTCTTGACTATTTCCCTAAAAGTGAGGGAAGCAAATATACATTCCTGCGTTGGTTTGACCGTTATAAATCGCTTGCTTTTACAGGAGGTTTTATCAATATCGGGTTGTTTGCCCATCTTGTGATCATGTATTTCGGACCTTTGCAGATTCAGGTTGAGGGGCTGTTTTACGGGGCACCGGCACATGATGTTCCGGCGCTGTTTGCGTTTTTCTCCATTTTGATCACGACCATTAATTTTGTGACTTCTGTGGAAGTTCGTTTTTATCCGTCTTATCGGAATTATTACAGCCTGTTCAATGACAACGGCTCTATCAGGGATATTGAACAGGCAGAAACGGAGATGCTGACCATTCTGAAGCAGGAATTGACTTTCAGCGGACATAAGCAGCTTATTTCAACGATTCTGTTCGTTGTATTCGGGAGTTATGTATTGGAGTGGCTCTCACTTGGATTTACGGATACATCTATTGGAATTTTCCGGTTTTTGTGTACAGGATATGGAATTTATGCGATCAGTAATTCCATTATGCTGATTCTCCTCTATTTTGAGGACTACACAGGTGCGCTTCTTGGCACGATGGCCTTTGCTGCAGTCAGCGTGGTTGCCACGATCCTGCAGATTTTATTTGGCTCTGTCAACTTCTTTGGCCTGGGCTTTCTGCTGGGCGGTATTGTATTTTACTTTATTGTCTGGCTGAGGCTGGAATGGTATACAAGGAGGCTCCCCTATTTCCTCCTGTGCAGGAAGGCTTTTGTGCCGAACATGGAAAAAGGATTTTTTGCAAGGCTGTGTGATCGCCTGGATGCCAGAGATGAAAAGAAGGCCAATGCACCCAAGGAAAAGTGGAAAAAGAAACGGCGGAAAATGGCGGGAGCAGCCATGCTTGCCCTTGTGTTTCTCCTGAATGGCTGCAGTGCAGATACGGGTGCCGTTTCCGGCAGTACCGGAAGCGATGTAGAAGCGGCAGCGGAAGATACCCAGGAGACAAAAGGTGATCCGGTAGAAAAGGAAGAGCTGGAAGAATCCGAGGAGACTCTTCAGGATAATAAGGCAGTATATGCGGATGATGATGAGACTTCTGTGGTAACCATGTATCTGACTGTATCGGAAGGAAATGCGGCAGATCACACGAACCATACCTGGACAGAGATCAACAGTCTGGATAACTATTATTATGAGGACAATAATCTGGACCGCTACAATTGTGAAGCCCTCCTTCAGATCGGGGATGAATTCGGAAATGGCGAGACTTCGCCCAACGCTACAGTACAGATACGGGGACAGTCCTCATCCAGACGGGATCAGAAAAATTATAAAATTCGTATTAAGGATGGCATGGGTGAATGGAGAGGACAAAGAACGATCGCCCTCAATAAACATGTAGGAGATGTCTATCGTTTTAAAAATAAGCTCGCCTATGATCTGATGAAGGATATTCCCCAGATGATGAGTGCGAGAACACAGTTTGTGCGCCTTTATGTGAAGGATACTACAGAGGGGGGAAACGGTACATTTACCGACTATGGATTATATACTCAGGTAGAACAGATTAATAAAACATATTTGAAAACACACGGACTTGATAACAAAGGTTATTTATATAAAATTAATTTCTTTGAGTGGTATCAATATGACGAATTGAAGCTGAAAACAGATGAAGATTATGATGAGAAAGCCTTCGAAGAATATTTGGAGATCAAGGGGAATGACGATCATACAAAGCTTTTGGAACTGCTGGAAAAGGTCAATGATTACTCGGTTCCGATAGAAGAAATTGTGGAACAGCATTTCGATATGGATAATATTTGCTATTGGATGGCGTTTCACATTTTAATCGGAAATTACGATGTAGGATCCCGAAACTATTATTTGTACAGTCCTCAGAATTCAGATAAATGGTATTTTATTTCATGGGATAATGATGCAGCCCTTTCAAGGACGCAGTATGAGCAGAGTAATTATTCGGAAGGACTTTCCTGGGAAAGAGGAATCACTCAGTTCCTTCACGTAATTCTATTTAACCGTATTTTCCAGGAGGATGAATATCGGGATATGCTGACAAATGCTGTGGAGGATCTCTATACCAATTACCTGGCGACAGAAAAAATGACGTCTATGATAAATCAGTACAGCAGTGTAGTAAAGCCTTATATCTATAGCAGTCCGGATGTGGAATACGCCGTAGAAGAAGACCAGGCTGTCTATGATCAGCTGGTTGCTGCCCTGCCGGGTGAGATTAAATTGAATTATCAGTATTATCAGGAAAGCCTGGAAAAACCGTGGCCTTTCTATGTGGGAACGCCAACAGTGGAAGATGGAAAGATCAACGTACTGTGGGATGCATCCTACGATACGGATGGAGAAGATATTACGTACCGCGTTGTGCTGGCGCGGGACTGTGACTATACGGATGTGATCTATCAGGCGGATGGTCTGCAGCTTCCGGAGGTCAGCTTTGACATGCTTCCGGCCGGACAGTATTATCTGAAGGTGCAGGCGGTCAATGAGTCCGGTTATGTGCAGGACTGCTATGACTATTACTCCCGAGAAGATGGAGGAGGAAAAGCGTACGGAACGAAAGCATTTGTGGTGCAGGCTGACGGAACTATAACCAATGTGGACAATGCGGACGTATAA
- the pelF gene encoding GT4 family glycosyltransferase PelF yields the protein MRICVILEGCYPYVTGGVSTWVHQYMKAMPQHEFVVWAVGADSKDQGKFKYELPDNVVEIREIFLNDALTMPFVKEKYKFKEEELEALREFVNCREPDWETLFRMYHDNKVSPVAFLMSEDFLEILMKICHEEYPYTSFSDLFHTVRSMLLPVLYILQSDVPKADIYHAIATGYSGVLARLGSYVNGVPYEITEHGIYTREREEEIIRAKWVIPAFKRFWVRFFYMLSGAAYGKASMITSLFDKARETQIEMGCVPELCRYITNGIHYERFSSMRPKKDNGYVDIGAVLRISPIKDVKTLLYAFADLRSRISNVRLYIAGPEDDEEYAKECYDLKEQLGLADAYFLGTVNILEYMEKFDFTVLSSISEGQPLAVLESFAAGRPCVVTDVGCCKQLINGMEGDDLGVAGYCVPPMYREALCDALEMMCTHTEERYQMGQIGRKRVEKYFRHEDMIRNYQEAYDEVFRRWQESVSA from the coding sequence ATGAGGATCTGTGTAATACTGGAAGGGTGCTATCCCTATGTGACAGGAGGGGTATCTACCTGGGTTCACCAATATATGAAGGCCATGCCCCAGCATGAATTTGTAGTTTGGGCGGTAGGTGCTGATTCCAAAGATCAGGGAAAGTTTAAATATGAGCTTCCTGACAATGTTGTAGAGATCAGGGAAATCTTTTTAAATGACGCTCTTACCATGCCTTTTGTAAAAGAAAAATACAAGTTTAAAGAAGAGGAGCTGGAAGCGCTCCGGGAATTTGTAAACTGCAGGGAGCCTGACTGGGAAACTTTGTTCCGCATGTATCATGACAATAAGGTATCTCCGGTGGCATTTTTGATGAGTGAGGATTTCCTGGAAATCCTTATGAAAATCTGTCATGAAGAGTACCCTTATACCAGTTTTTCGGATCTTTTTCATACAGTCAGATCTATGCTTCTTCCGGTGCTCTATATTTTGCAGTCAGATGTGCCCAAGGCGGATATTTATCACGCCATTGCCACAGGTTACAGCGGAGTGCTCGCGAGGCTTGGAAGTTATGTCAATGGTGTGCCCTATGAGATTACAGAGCACGGAATCTATACCCGGGAGAGAGAGGAAGAGATCATCCGTGCAAAATGGGTTATACCGGCATTTAAAAGATTTTGGGTGCGTTTTTTCTATATGTTGTCGGGTGCGGCATATGGCAAGGCTTCTATGATCACCAGTCTCTTTGATAAAGCAAGGGAAACACAGATTGAGATGGGATGCGTCCCGGAGCTTTGCAGATACATTACCAATGGGATTCATTACGAGAGGTTTTCCTCCATGAGGCCGAAAAAGGATAATGGATATGTAGATATTGGGGCGGTTCTTCGGATTTCCCCGATTAAAGATGTTAAGACCCTTCTCTATGCATTTGCGGATCTGCGAAGCAGGATTTCGAATGTGAGACTTTATATTGCAGGACCCGAGGACGATGAAGAGTATGCGAAAGAGTGTTATGACCTGAAGGAACAGCTGGGGCTTGCCGATGCATATTTCCTTGGGACAGTCAATATTCTGGAATATATGGAAAAATTTGATTTTACCGTCCTTAGCAGTATTTCAGAAGGACAGCCGCTGGCTGTTCTGGAATCGTTCGCTGCAGGAAGACCCTGCGTTGTAACAGATGTGGGATGCTGCAAACAGCTGATAAACGGGATGGAGGGAGACGACCTGGGAGTGGCGGGCTACTGCGTGCCGCCCATGTACAGGGAAGCGCTCTGTGATGCACTGGAAATGATGTGTACCCATACAGAGGAACGTTATCAGATGGGACAGATCGGGAGAAAGAGGGTAGAAAAATACTTTCGGCATGAAGATATGATACGCAACTATCAGGAAGCATATGATGAGGTGTTTAGAAGATGGCAGGAATCGGTTTCAGCTTAA
- a CDS encoding DUF2194 domain-containing protein yields the protein MNKKQKRYISVIIVLIVFILIAVALLGQYGWMVTRTGGGESGLSILEDNSFTKLGYSGEETQEENPDCLYLWDSTDENSAVFYDQMTQILHDMKVEYTETDLSKEEMPDPDQYQIVITGFTNFQEHSSVILEVVSWMEKGGNLLMPQVPETGSVYSFMSPRIGVENLGSAYYEVSGIRIKDDFMITGEQTEYAIEYPYQSALTVSLGESCEVHMVSADEREVPLLWETDRREGHVVVVNLGHYEKNCRGIYAAAYSLLSEYCVWPVINSSAFYIDGFPFPLPKEKNSYITKEYGDNMDMYSFYVREWWNDLISLAEEYGISYTGTIQENNDNDVEAPFESKASSNRYQYFASTLMELDGELGLFGYNQQPLCLETSDIGTREGTEEETGEETEELDYEKDLGLKYWNNKSDMAAGLKEVEEFQKGIIDSETMQVYTPPSNIWSEDGLDAIKDTLPDIAAVAADYFSGGYAKEQEYEVDEDGMIMTPRITSGGEISEDMKLSAFSELNFHYVVSHSISPTDVLNPDAGADLGWPAMVENLNDYEKWQEEAAPDIRRMTGSEMAGAVQRFYYLGSEEIETKDGLEIQLSNFQDEAWLMIRFNEWTPDEESVKGGSLTKLSGNLYLLEAEQDTVTIQRKDAK from the coding sequence ATGAACAAAAAGCAGAAACGCTATATTTCGGTTATTATTGTATTAATTGTATTTATATTGATTGCGGTTGCTCTGCTTGGACAGTATGGCTGGATGGTGACAAGGACAGGAGGCGGGGAATCCGGCCTTTCCATTCTGGAGGATAACAGTTTTACAAAACTTGGTTACAGTGGAGAGGAAACGCAGGAGGAGAATCCGGACTGCCTTTACCTGTGGGACAGTACAGATGAAAATTCTGCCGTCTTTTATGATCAGATGACGCAGATCCTTCACGACATGAAGGTAGAGTATACTGAGACAGATCTTAGCAAGGAAGAGATGCCGGATCCTGATCAATACCAGATTGTCATTACGGGATTTACAAACTTTCAGGAACACAGCAGTGTCATACTGGAAGTGGTAAGCTGGATGGAGAAAGGCGGCAACCTTCTGATGCCGCAGGTTCCGGAAACCGGCAGTGTGTACAGTTTTATGAGTCCGAGGATCGGCGTGGAAAACCTGGGTTCCGCCTACTATGAAGTCAGTGGAATCCGGATCAAAGATGATTTTATGATTACCGGAGAACAGACAGAGTATGCCATCGAATATCCTTATCAGTCCGCGCTTACGGTCTCCCTTGGAGAATCCTGCGAAGTTCATATGGTGTCGGCGGATGAAAGAGAAGTGCCCCTTTTGTGGGAGACGGACCGCAGGGAAGGGCATGTGGTTGTTGTGAACCTGGGGCATTATGAAAAAAACTGCAGAGGAATTTACGCGGCAGCTTACAGTCTTCTGTCAGAGTACTGTGTATGGCCTGTTATTAACAGTTCGGCGTTTTATATAGATGGTTTTCCTTTCCCCCTTCCAAAAGAAAAGAACTCCTACATTACAAAGGAGTATGGGGACAATATGGATATGTATTCTTTTTATGTCAGAGAATGGTGGAATGACCTTATCAGTCTGGCGGAAGAATACGGCATTTCCTATACAGGAACGATACAGGAGAACAATGATAATGATGTAGAAGCGCCTTTTGAGTCAAAGGCTTCCTCCAACCGGTATCAGTATTTTGCATCTACTTTAATGGAACTGGACGGAGAACTGGGCCTTTTCGGATATAACCAGCAGCCTCTTTGCCTGGAAACCAGCGATATCGGGACCCGGGAGGGAACAGAAGAGGAGACCGGAGAGGAGACGGAAGAGCTGGATTATGAGAAGGATCTGGGTCTGAAATACTGGAACAATAAATCGGACATGGCAGCAGGTCTTAAGGAAGTGGAGGAATTTCAGAAAGGAATTATTGACAGTGAAACGATGCAGGTCTATACGCCTCCTTCCAATATCTGGTCAGAGGACGGACTGGATGCGATAAAAGATACTCTGCCGGATATCGCAGCCGTGGCGGCGGACTATTTCAGCGGCGGATATGCGAAGGAGCAGGAATACGAAGTAGACGAAGACGGGATGATCATGACGCCCCGCATAACATCCGGAGGAGAAATCAGTGAAGATATGAAGCTGAGCGCTTTTTCGGAGCTGAATTTTCACTATGTGGTTTCCCATTCTATCTCTCCTACAGATGTGCTGAATCCGGATGCGGGAGCTGATCTTGGCTGGCCTGCCATGGTGGAAAATCTGAACGATTATGAAAAATGGCAGGAAGAGGCGGCGCCGGACATCCGACGGATGACAGGATCTGAAATGGCAGGCGCAGTGCAGAGATTTTATTATTTAGGATCAGAAGAGATCGAGACAAAAGACGGTCTGGAAATCCAGCTGTCGAATTTTCAGGATGAAGCCTGGCTGATGATCCGTTTTAACGAGTGGACACCGGATGAAGAGTCGGTGAAAGGCGGAAGCCTGACGAAGCTGAGCGGGAATCTGTATCTTCTGGAAGCAGAGCAGGATACGGTTACGATTCAAAGAAAGGATGCAAAATGA